Genomic window (Stenotrophomonas maltophilia):
TTGCGCAGCAGCCGGCCCTGGTGGAACACCCGGCCCTCGTGGATGCGCCAGAATTCGATGCGATACGGAGCTATGAGACGCTGATCCGGCTGAGGGAGCAGTCGAGCAAGCTCGACTCTACGGGGATACGCTGCAGCCGAGCGTGGGCTCGGCTGTACGGAAATCCGGTGGCAACGCCGGGCATGGCCCGGCGTTGTGTTCAAAACAGTCGAGCATGGCTCGACTCTACAAGAGCGGATCAATACCTGCCGTCAAACGCAAAAATCGGCTTGCGCTGCTTCCACGCACCTGCAGTGAAGTCCGGGAACTCCAGCGTCTGGAAACTATTGGCGATCGACTGCTCGCTCAACGGCGTGATCGCACTCCAGGTCACCGCGTCATAGATATCGATCGGCATCGGTGCCTTGGCCTTCAGCGCCTCGACAAACGCGTGGATGACGAACCAGTCCATTCCCCCATGACCGGCGCTGGCAGCGGTCTCGGCGTTCTGCTTCCACAGCGGGTGCTCGTACGCGTCCTGGTACTTCTTGAACTCTTCCCACTGGTGCGGCGGGCTGCGGCCTTCGATGTGGATCGAATGGTTCACATCCATCCACAGGCCCTTGGTGCCCTGCACGCGGAAGCCCATCGAATACGGGCGCGGCAGCGAGGTGTCGTGCTGCAGCAGGATGGTCTCGCCGTTCTCGCAGGCCAGCGTGGTGGTCACGATGTCGCCCAGCTTGAACTTCACCTTGGTACTGGGATGGGTGGTGCCGCCACTCTTGGCCACGGTGTATTCGTGCAGTCCGCGCGCCTTGGTCGCGAAGGCGTTGATGTGGGTGAAGCGGTTGCCGCGGTTGATGCCGGTATACATCGCGCACGGGCCGATGCCGTGGCTGGGGTACAGCTCGCCATTGCGCTCCACCGAATGCTCGGTGCGCCAGCGTGCTTCGCTCCAGCCCTTGGGCCCGAACTCCACGCCGCTGTCGTAGGGCTGGTTCGGGTCGCCGGAATTGAACTTCACGCCGCGCAGGTCGTGCTGGTAGCCGGCCTGCAGGTGCACCAGCTCGCCGAACAGGCCCTGGCGCACCATCTGCAGCGCGGCCATCACGTCGCGGCGGTAGCAGACGTTCTCCAGCAGCATGTACGGGGTACCGGTGCTCAACTGGGTCTTCAGCACGTCCCAGTGGTCCTGCAGGGTGATGCCGGCCACCACTTCACAGCCCACGGCCACGCCAGCCTGCATCGCGGCAATCGCCATCGGCGCGTGGTACTCCCACGGCGTGGCGATGATCACGCCATCCATGCCCTTCTGTTCCAGCAGGCGCTTCCAGGCGTTGCTGTCGCGATCCTGGCCATAGGTCTTCGGGGCCGGTTTGCCGGCCTTGGTCACCAACTCCACGGCGCGACCGAGCATGATCGGCTCGATGTCGCACAGCGCGACCACCTCGACATCGTCGCGGCGCACCAGTTCCTTCAGCAGCACCAGGCCACGCATGCCGGTACCGATCATGGCCAGGCGCACCTTGCGCCCGCGTGCCCATGCCGGGGTCTGCGGCAGCAGGCTGCTGGCGGCGACAGCGGCACTGGCCGCGATGAATTCCCTACGCTTCATGGCAAACATCTCTCCTCTTGGCAGCGAGCCGGCCGTAGCCGGCTCGCCGGGTCACGCAAACGGAATTACTTGAAACGGTAGCCGATGGTCACACTGTAACCACGGCCGAAGATGGTCGCGTAGTCACTGGAGTCACCCAGGAAGCTGTTCGGATCGTAGAACGGCAGGCGGTTGAACAGGTTCTTGACGGTGAAGCTCAGGTTCCACGCATCATCCGGGCGCCAGGTGACACTCATGTTGGCGGTCCACCACGACGGCGCACCGTCGCACTTGCTCTTCTGCAGGGCCAGGTAGCCGCCGGTGCAGGTTTCCTTGTTGTTGCTCACCTCATCAACCTGGTCGGTGGCCCACTTGGTGCCGCCCACGTAGTTGACGAACATGCTGGTGGTCACCTGCTTGTAGGTCCAGTCGGCGTTGAGCGTGGCACGCAGGCGCGGGTTGTTGTAGTAGCCCACCACGTCGCCGTAGTACCAGCCGTTCTCGGCGTCCATGTAGAAGCGGTTACGGTTGGCGATGGTGGCGGCCAGGCCGATGTTCAGGTTGCCCCAGTCACCCAGCGAGAAGCGGCTGCGCGCATCGATGTCGAAGCCGTCGATCAGGGTCTTGCCGCGGTTCTTGTACTGACCCACCACGCTGGCCACGTTGCCCGCCGAATAGCCCGGCAGGTTCGCCGGGCAGCTCACGCCGCTGGCCGGGTCGGCGCACATCGCCGCCAGCTGCGCCAGGTTGGCCCGGTCGCTGTCGGTGATCGGCGAGCGCGACGAGGAGATGATGTCTTCCATGCGGCGGTAGTCCGGCGCGACGATTTCATTGTCGCGATAGATGAACCAGTAGTCGGCCGACACCGACAGCCAGGTTGCCGGCTCGTAGACGAAGCCGAGGGTGGCGATCTTCGCCTTCTCCGGCTTCAGGTCCTTGTTCGGCTGGGTCATGCGGGCCACGGTGCGGCTGCAGTCGACGTTCAGCAGGGTCTTGCCCAGGTCGACATCACCCGGCCGCTGCGACTTCAGCAGCAGGTTGGCGATGGCGTTGGTCTCGTTGCAGCGCAGCTCGTCACGGTAGCCGCCCAGCTGCGCGAACACGCCGCCGTTGCCGGATTCGGCCAGGCTCGGTGCACGGAAACCGGTCGAGTAGGTACCGCGCAGCATCAGCTGGTCGAACGCCTGGTACTTGAAGCCGATCTTCGGCGCGACGTTGGCGCTGAAGTTCGGGTATTTGTCCACGCGCACCGCCGCATCCAGTTCCAGCTTGTCGGTGATCGGTGCCACGGTCTCGGCAAACAGCGCGTAGGTATTGCGCTTGCCGTCGAACCACGAGCCGCCCTGCTGGGTGATCAGGCCGTTGGCCGCATCGGCGTTGCCCGGGGTGTAGAAAGTCTCGCGGCTGGCGTTGAAGCCGAACGCAGCGCGCATTTCACCGGCCGGCAGCTGGAACAGCGGGCCTTCGATCTTGCCGTCGAGGGTGTGCAGGCGGGTCCACGACTGGATGTCGAAGGTCGGGAACGCTTCACGGATCAGTGCGGCGTTGGCTTCGCTGATCTCGCCGAACTTGTACGCCGGGTGGTCGGAGATGATCACGCGGCCGGTGGTCGGATCGACCGAGTACGGGCCGAACGCCTTCTCGAAGCCCTTGATGTTGACGTTGATCGTCTGGTACGTGGTGGAGTGGGTACCGGCACTGGCGAAGGCAGTCTCCCAGTTCCAGTCACCCCGGTTGCCACGCGCACCGGCCAGCACGCGGTAGCTCTTGTCGGTGTTGCGCTGGCCGAAGTAGTTCGGGCCGGCATCCTGCAGCAGGTAGTTCAGGCCGACCACACCGCCCATCATCGCCTTCATTTCCGGGCTGGCGTGGTTGTACTCGTTGTTCGGGCCCAGGAACGGGTACAGGAACTGGTTGACGGTGTTGCCGGTATTGCGCGAGAACCAGCTGGTCGGGTTGCCGGTGGTGGTGCCGTAGGTGCGCGGCGTGCCGCCGTTGGCGCGCAGGTCGATGTCGGTGTAGGTCGCCTCGGCGAAGATCTCGGTGCTGTCGCCCACCAGGAAGGTGCCGTTGAGGTAGGCGGTGTTGCGCTCGGACTTGGCGCCGGCATCGATCTCGTTGTTCATCCAGGTTTCCCAGACGCAACGCGGGCCGGCCGCTTCACTGGTCAGCACGTTCCTGCAGCCCGGCGCAGCTTCCTGCACGCGGCGGCCGGTGACCGGATCGAAGGCGAAGTACGTACCCGGGTTGAACTCGCCCGGCTTGCTGCCCACGCCCAGGCGCAGGTTGTTGAGGTAGTTCGGGTTGTTGACGTAGTACTGGTCGGGCCGTTTGTCGTAGAAGTCGCTGAGCGGGATCGCGTCGCGGCGGTACATGTTCACCGCGCCGTAGATGTTGAAACGGTTCTCGGTCAGGTCACCGAAGCCGGCGGTGATGCTGGCCTGGCGCTCGCCGTAGGAGTCGATGCGCGAGGAGGTGTCGTTGGTGAAGCTGACCTCGGCGCCCTGGAAGTTGCGCTTGGTGATCACGTTGATCACGCCGGCCACCGCGTCGGTGCCGTACACCGCCGAAGCGCCGTCGGTCAGCACTTCCATGCGTTCGATGGCCGCAGCCGGGATCGCGTCGATGTTGACGAACTGGGTCTGGAAGCCGGCCGGTGCACCGTAGTACGACAGGCGGCGACCATTCAGCAGCACCAGCGTGCCCTGTGCGCCCAGACCACGCAGGTTGGCCTGCGAGGCACCGTCGGAACCGGTGAACAGCGAACGTGCATCCTGCTGCGCCGGACGTGCGGCCGGCAGGTTGTCGAGCACCTGCAACAGCGTGCGCGCACCCATGTTCTGGATGTCCTGCTTGCTGATCACCTGCACCGGCGAGGCGGTTTCAACGTCGGTGCGGCGGATGTTGGAGCCGGTGACCTCGATGCGGGCCAGGTCGGTGGCCTTGTCCTTGCTCTCCTGGGCGAAGGCAGGTACGGCGACCGAGAGCAGCGCGCCGGCGATGGCCAGCGACAGCGGAGCAATCGAACGACAGGGGGGGCGGTGGTGGCGTGCGGGCAACATCGGGGTTCTCTCCTGGCAGGGGTGCAGCGCAAAAAGTGAGCGCATGGGCGTTCGGCGGGCAAAACGCTCCCGGGCCACGGCCACGAGGGCCGTAGTCGGAATGGGCGGGGGAGGAGCGGTGTTACGAAGGGGTCATGGGGCGACGATGCTGGCGGAGTCGCCCTCCTGGCCGATCAGCACGGCATTGGCCCAGTTGGCGCAGACCTGGGCGGGTTGGCTGCCCTGCGCACCCAGCGTGCGCAGGCTCAGGGTGGAAAGGCCTCGGATGTCCAGCTCCGGCTTGACCACGCCGGGCGCCTTGACCAGGCCGCTGTCGTACAGCAGGCGGTTGTCACCCCAGACCTGGAACTGCAGGCCACCGGCAGCGCGGCAGGCGTCGTCGATGCCGAGGTCGGCACGCAGCAGGTGCCAGCCGCCCTGCAGCCGCAGGTCGATGCGGCTGTTGGCGCCGACGCCCAGGCCACGGCGGAACTGCAGCCCGTTCATGCGCATGCCGGCGTCGCCACGGAAGGACTGGTCGGTGCGCACCTGGCTGGCCAGCGCGGCCGGCACCGGCAGCTCGGAGAGATAGCGCTGCCGGGCCGGTCGCTCCGGTTCCTGGTGTTCAAGAATGTGGAAGGTGGACAGTGCGATCGGGCCGACATCACGCGGCTGCAGCGCATCGAAGGCGCGGGCGCTGCCCTGCGCAGCGGTCACCATCGGGTCGGTGCTGCTGGCGCCGTCGCCTTCGGGGTTCTGCACGCTCAATACGCGGAAGCGCAGCAGGCGGCCGGCGTGGGCCGGGAAGTCGATCCGCTGCACGCCTTCCTTCAGCTGCAGGCGGCCACGGGCGATCGGCTCGCCCCACTCGCCATTGCTGTCACCCAGGTACACCTCGTAGTCGCGGACCTGGCCGTGCTTCCAGTTCTTGTCGTTGCGCGGCGCGATGTCGATGCCATCGATCATCTTCCGCTCGCCGAAGCCGATCACCCACTCGTGCGCACCGGTGCGCACGGCCTGGTTGCGCACGCTGCGGAACCAAGTAGCCGGATCGTCGTCGAAGGCATTTTCCAGAGCATGACCAGGCTCTTCGGCCGGGCGGTTGACCACCAGCAGGCTGTCGGCCGGCAGTTCGCGGCCCAGCACCGGCGCGGCCGGATAGACGTCGTCGGCGACCGCCGCAGCCACCGCGAAGTCGAGCTGCAGCTGCAGCGGCTGGCGGATGTCCTGCGTAGCGGTGCGCACATGCAGGGTGCCGCGGCGCTCTGCGGCATCGAAGTACCAGCCTTCGCTGGCACTGTTGAACGCAGTGGCATCGGCCAGTACCGGCAGCGCGCGACCACCGGCCTGCACCGCGCGCGGCGCCTGGCGGCTGAGCACGCGCAGGCCGTAGCGGCGCTGCGCCAGCTGGCCGTTGTACTGGCCCTGCACCGGATCGATCTGCACCTGCACCGGGCCGCTGCCCTGCGCCGGCGCCTGCACGCGGATCTGCTGCGTGCTCGATTCGCCCTGCTGGTAGCGGCGGGTGTTGCCGTCGTCTTCATACAGCGTGTACTGCGAATCGCCCTGCGGGTACAGGTCGAACGTCACTTCATCGAGGGGCTTTTCGCCGTCGAACAGCATCGCCGGATACATCGGCAGGATCGCACCGGCACGCACGAACACCGGCAGCGTGGCCAGGTCCACCTGGCGGTCCAGCTGGCGGCCATCGGCGGCGGCCTGCACGCGGCGGCCATCCCAGTAGTCGATCCAGCCGCCGGCCGGCAGATGGATGTCGCGGCGCCAGCCACGGCTTGCTGCCTGGCTGCGGTACACCGGCGCCACCAGCAGTTCGCGGCCGAGCAGGAACTGGTACTTGTAGGTTTCATCCTGCGCGTGCGGGTCGCGCGGGTTGTCCCACATCAGGCCACGCACCGGCGGTGCACCGGTCTGCGCGGCCTCGTGCACCAGCCCGTACATGTACGGGGTCAGGCGCATCTTCAACTTCAGGTAATCGCGGTTGATGCTGCGGTAGGGCTCGTCGTACCACCACGGATGCTTGCGTGCGTTCGACGACCAGCCGCTCATGCCCATCAGTACCGGCGTGAAGGCCTTCCACTGCAGGTCGCGGGTGAAGGTCTCTGCGCTGCCACCGAAGATCGCATCGACATCGCCGCTGGCGTAGGCCATGCCGGACAGGCCCGAACCGACCAGGGTCGGCACATGCCAGCGGATGTAGTCCCAGCTGCTGCTCTGGTCGCCGGTCCACGCTACGGCATAGCGCTGGATGCCGGCCCAGCCCATCACCGTCCACAGGAACGGGCGCGAATCGGAATTGTCGAGGATGCCGTTGAATGCCTGGCGGTTGGCGTCCATCGCGAACTGGTAGCCCTTGCCGGTCCAGGCCACGTCCAGCTTCTGCACGCGGCTGCCGGCCTTGCCCACTTCCCAGGCGATCTTGTCGACGCCGTTCTCGGTCCACAGACCGGTGCGGAAGCCGTACTTGGCCAAGCCCTTCACCGTTTCCGGCAACTGCTTGTAACCGCAGCCGTAACCATCATTGGGCAGGATCCAGCCTCCGGGCATGTCGTTGGCGCGGTACTGCCTGGCCACGCTGTCGATCACATCCGGCGTGGTGCCGGTCGGGCCGTCGCTCCAGCCTTCGGGTACGGTGCCGGGCTTCTTGCGGTTGTCGCCGTCGTTGTAGCAATCGGCATCGCCGTAGGACAGCGCCCAGCGCGCGACCATGTTGGGGCGGCCGGTCAGCTGGGTGTAGCGCTCGATCAGTTTCGGCAGGTCGGCGCCGACGAAGTAATAGGCATCGAAGCGGTCTTCGCGATGCAGCAGCGTGGCCTGGTCGGCCTCGCGCAGATCGTAGCTGCCATCGCTCCAGGTGTTGCGCAGCATGCCCCAGCCACGGCTGCTCAGCAGCATCGGTGCAGGGCTGGGGCGGTCGCCCTCTTCCCAGCCGCCGGAATAGGACACCTCCAGCTCGCGGCCCTTGAACTGGTAGCGGCCGTTCTGCTGGCCGCCACCGAAGTAGCCCTCATCGGCCTGCGAGGACAGCACCTGCACGCTCTGCGTGGCATCCAGGTCCAGCGGTTGCAGTTCCTGCCAGAGCGCGGTGGGCTGGCCGTTGTCCAGCCGTTCCAGGCGCATGCGCAGCGGCTGCCGCTGTACATGCAGCACCAGTGCATCGGTGCGCACGCGTATTTCCTGTGCGTCTTCTTCCAGCTGCGCCTGCACGTTCGCCTTGGGCTGCGGCAGCACGATCGGTGCAGCCTTGTCGCCGGCACCGGTGAGCTTGCCGTTGCGGCCGGCCTGCACGCGGATGATGTCGGTGGCTGGCAGTTCGATGCGGATGCGCGCGCCCTTGTCGGTCTGCAGATCCCAGCCCTGCACGCCGTCGCGGCTGGCGCTGGCGCTGAGCGAACGCAGGTTGCCGACCGGCTCGGCCTGGGCCGGCATGGACGCCAACATCAATGCCGGCAACAGGGCCAGCATCAGCGGCGAGCGACGAACGCAGATTTCCACACGGACTCCCAACCCGTTCACCGGGCGTTTCGAAAGCGGTTGGGCCGACTCTAGGGCAGCGATTCGAAAGATGTCAACAAATTGAAAGGAAAAAGGAAGATATATTCCATTGAAACGAAAGTTGTTGCGCCGCAATACTTTGTGTAAGCGCTTGCAGGTGCCTGTTAAGCGTTGTGCGATACGGCATTTCGTCGATCCTTTCGTTTTCCTGGGCACCTCGCGCCGTGAAAAGCCACACCCCTGTTTTCTTTCCTTTTACTTTCGATGTTTGACATTTCGAAAGAAAACGCAGATGGTGCGCTGGCCCAACTGGAACCTCCGAATGGACGTCACCCTGCTTTCCGATGTGTCCGCCTGGCAGCGCCTTGGCGGAGCCGATACCGCTACCGAAATCGCCCAGCAGCCTGCGCTGTGGGAAGCCCTCGCACAGGACCTGTCGCGTGCCCGCGACCGCCTGCAGGCCTTCCTTGGCGACAGCCTCAACGATCCCAACCAGCGCGTGCTGTTCACCGGCGCCGGCAGCTCAGGCTTCATCGCCGAAATGGTGGCCGATGCGATCAACGCGCAATGGCCGGCCGAGGTGCGCGTGGTGCATACCACCAGCCTGCTGACCCACCCGGCGCTGTACCTGCAGCGCGACCGCCCGACCCTGCTGGTCTCGTTCGGCCGCAGCGGCTCCAGCCCGGAGAGCGTGGCGGCAGTCGACCGCGTGCGCAGCGACGTGGATGACGCGCGCTTCCTCGACATCACCTGCAACGCCGATGGCGAACTGGCCCGTCGTGGTGCCGGCCGTGCCGATACCTGCACCCTGCTGATGCCGTCGGCCAGCTGCGACCGTGCCTTCGCCATGACCAGCAGCCTGACCTGCATGCTGCTGGCCGCACTGACCGTGTTCGACCGCTCGCCGTGGGATGCGCGCGTGGCGCGCCTGAAGCAGATCGCCGCGCTGGCCCGCGAAGGCCAGGCGCAGTGGGACGCACCGGTGGCGGCGCTGGCGCAGCGCCCGTTCAACCGCATCATCTACCTCGGCAGCGGCCCGCTGGAAGCGCTGGCACGCGAGTGCGCGCTGAAGGTGCTGGAACTGACCGCCGGCCGCGTGCTGGCGCTGGCCAACACCCCGCTGGGCTTCCGTCATGGGCCGAAGTCGACCCTGGACGGCAACACCCTGGTGGTGGTGCTGCGCAGCGTGCAGCCGCTGGCGCGCCGCTACGAACAGGACCTGCTGGAAGAACTGCGCCGCGACGGCGTGGCCGGCCAGGTGCTGGCGATCGGCCCGCATTCGGACATCGGCGCCGATGACGAATACACCCTCACCGTGCCGGCACTGGACGACCCGTGGCTGGCGCCGGTGTGGCTGGGCTTCGCGCAGCTGTTCGCGCTGCAGCGCTCGGCCGCGCTTGGCCTGACCCCGGACAACCCGTTCCCGGATGGCACCGTCAACCGCGTCGTCAAGGGCGTCACCATCCACCATGGCTGAGCTGATCGCCCACGCCTGCTACGGCATCGACATCGGCGGCACCAAGATCGAGCTGGTGGCGTGCGATGCGGCGATGCAGGTCACCTGGCGCCGCCGCGTGGCCACCCCACAGGGTGACTACGACGGCTTCCTGCAGGCGGTGGTGGCGCTGGTGGCCGAGGCGGACGCCGCCCTCGGCCGCAGCGATGCGGCCATCGGCATCGCCCTGCCCGGCGTGCGTGACCGCCGCAGCGGTCGCCAGCTCAGCGCGAACGTGCCTGCACTGACCGGCCAATGCGTGGCGCAGGATCTGCAGGCACGCCTGCAGCGCCCGCTCCACTTCGGCAACGATCTGCAGTGCTTTGCACTGTCTGAAGCGCACGGCGGCGCGGCTGACGGCTACCCCAGCATGTTCGGCGCCATCCTCGGCACTGGTGCCGGCGGCGGCTTCTGCCTGCACGGCCGGCTGCTGTCCGGCTTCAACGGTCTGGCCGGCGAATGGGGCCACTGGAGCGTGCCCGGCCATCTGCTGCAGCGCCATGGCCTGCCGCTGCTGGACTGCGGCTGCGGCCTGCAGGGCTGCGTGGAGCGCTATGTGTCCGGCAGCGGTGTGGCGATGATCGAGCGCCACCTCGGTGGCAGCGCCGCCGATGCCAGCGCGGTGATTGCATTGGCCGAAGCCGGCGATGCCCGCGCACGCAAGGCGTTGGACATCCACCGCGATCTGCTTGGCCACAGCCTGGCCGCGCTGGTGCTGGCGCTGGACCCGCACGTGATCGTGCTCGGCGGTGGCCTCTCGCAGTACGCGCCGCTGTACCAGCAGCTGCCGTCGGCCATCGCTGCCCATCTGTTCAACGGCGTGCAGGTACCGCCGATCGTGCCGCCGCGCTTCGGCGATGCCGGTGGCGCACGTGGTGCCGCCCTGCTCGCCTGCCAACCCTCGTTTTCCTGATGTCCGGAGCCTGACCATGTCCCCGTTGCAGACCCTGCTTGCCTCCCACCGCGCCGGTGCCAACGTCGGCCTGTACAGCGTCTGCTGCAGCAACGAGCAGGTGCTGCGCGCGGCCATGCACGTGGCGCTGGCACACGGCACCGTGCTGCTGGTCGAGGCCACCTCCAACCAGGTCGATCAGTTCGGCGGCTATACCGGCATGACCCCGCCGCAGTACCGCGACTACGTCGGTACCCTGGCCGATGAGGAAGGCTTCCCGCGCGAGCGGCTGATCCTCGGCGGTGACCACCTTGGCCCGAATGCCTGGCAGAAGCGCCCGGCTGCCGAAGCGATGACCCACGCGCGCGTGCTGATCGAAGCCTACGTCGCCGCCGGTTTCCACAAGATCCATCTCGACTGCAGCATGTCCTGCGCCGATGACCCGGTGCCGCTGCCCGATGCCATCGTTGCCGCACGCTCGGCCGAGCTGGCCGAGATCGCCGAGCGCACCGCCGCCGAGCACGGCCTGCCGCCGCCGGTCTACGTGATCGGTACCGAAGTGCCGATTCCCGGTGGCGAAGCCTCGCTTGCCGAGGGCCTGCAGGTGACCACGCCGGCCGCCGCCGCGCAGACCCTGGCCATCCACCAGCAGGCGTTCGATACCCCGCAGCTGCGCGACGCGTGGCAGCGCGTGATCGCGATGGTGGTGCAGCCGGGCGTGGACTTCGACCACAGCAGCGTGCACGAGTACGACGCGACCGCCGCCAGCACGCTGGCCGGCTTCCTCGAACAGCAGCCGCGCATCGTGTTCGAGGCGCATTCCACCGACTACCAACGCGAAAGCGGCCTGCATGCACTGGTGCGCGATCACTTCGCCATCCTGAAGGTCGGCCCGGCGGCGACTTTCGCCTATCGCGAAGCGCTGTTCGCGCTGGCCGCGATCGAGGCCGAGCTGCTGCCGGCCGCACAGTGCTCGCGCCTGCCGCAGGTGCTGGACGAGGTGATGGTGGCGCAGCCGAAGTACTGGCAGTCCTACTACCAGGGCGATGAGGCAGCGCTGCGCCTGCTGCGCAGCTATTCCTTCAGCGACCGCTGCCGCTACTACTGGGGCGAGCCGGCGCTGGTGCAGGCGGTGCAGACCCTGTTCGCCAACCTGGAACAGCACGCGCCGCCGCTGGTACTGCTCAGCCAGTACCTGCCGGAGCAGTACCGCGCCGTGCGCGAGGGCAGCCTGGCCAACACCCCCACCGCGCTGGTGCAGCATCGCATCGGCCTGTGCCTGGGCGAATACGCCCGCGCCTGCAGCGCCAACCAGGCCGGCCTCCGCACGCAGAACGCGGGCTCGGCTGCCGGCGTTCCTGCGAACGGCTAATCTCTACCTTTTCCCGCGAAACCGAGAATGGCCATGCGCAACACCCGCTCCCGCCGGCAACAGATCCTGCAGCTGCTGATCGAGCATGGCTCGGTGCAGGTGGCCGATCTGGTCGAGCGCTTCGGCGTGTCGGCGGTGACCATCCGTGCCGACCTGACCCACTTCGAGTCGCAGGGCCTGGCCAACCGCACCCACGGCGGTGCCACGCTGGTGCGCACGCCGCCGCAGGAACAGGACATCCACGAGAAGGACGCGCTGAACCTGCCGCTGAAGGAATCGATCGGTGCGCGCGCCGCGCGCCTGGTACAGCCCGGCGACAACATCATCATCGACTCCGGCTCGACCACGATGACCCTGGCCCGCCACCTGCGCGCGCATCGCGACGTCACGGTGATGACCAATGGCCTGAACATCGCCTGGGAACTGGCCAATGCGGCGGGCATCACCGTACTGCTGACCGGTGGGCTGCTGCGCCAGCAGTCGCTGTCGCTGCAGGGCAGCCAGGCCGAGGCCAGCCTCAATTCGTACAGCTTCGACACCCTGTTCCTGGGCGTGGACGGCCTGGACCTGCAGTTCGGCCTGACCACCCACGACGAGGCCGAAGCCCGCCTCAACCACCGCATGGTCGAGCGTGCGCGCCGCATCGTGGTGCTGACCGACGCCTCCAAGTTCGGCCGCGTCAGCCTGCACCGCATCGCCCTGCTGGATCAGATCCACGCCATCATCACCGACGCCGGCATTGACGATGCAACCCGTGAGGGGCTGCAGCGGCTGGGCATCGAAGTGATCATCGCCGAGCCCACCGCATGACCGACACCCGCACCCTGCATGGCCGCATCCTCACCCCGCTGGGTTGGCGACGTGGCCACGTCCACTTCGATTCGCAGGTGCGCCAGCTGCAGGTGGATGACCACAGCGGCGCTGACGACCTGCAGCTACCGGTGATCCTGCCCGGCTTCATCGACCTGCATGTGCATGGCGCGGCCGGCGTGGACCTGATGCAGGGCGGCGACGTGGCACGCACCATCGCCCGCGCCCATCTGCGCT
Coding sequences:
- a CDS encoding Gfo/Idh/MocA family protein; this translates as MKRREFIAASAAVAASSLLPQTPAWARGRKVRLAMIGTGMRGLVLLKELVRRDDVEVVALCDIEPIMLGRAVELVTKAGKPAPKTYGQDRDSNAWKRLLEQKGMDGVIIATPWEYHAPMAIAAMQAGVAVGCEVVAGITLQDHWDVLKTQLSTGTPYMLLENVCYRRDVMAALQMVRQGLFGELVHLQAGYQHDLRGVKFNSGDPNQPYDSGVEFGPKGWSEARWRTEHSVERNGELYPSHGIGPCAMYTGINRGNRFTHINAFATKARGLHEYTVAKSGGTTHPSTKVKFKLGDIVTTTLACENGETILLQHDTSLPRPYSMGFRVQGTKGLWMDVNHSIHIEGRSPPHQWEEFKKYQDAYEHPLWKQNAETAASAGHGGMDWFVIHAFVEALKAKAPMPIDIYDAVTWSAITPLSEQSIANSFQTLEFPDFTAGAWKQRKPIFAFDGRY
- a CDS encoding TonB-dependent receptor, whose product is MLPARHHRPPCRSIAPLSLAIAGALLSVAVPAFAQESKDKATDLARIEVTGSNIRRTDVETASPVQVISKQDIQNMGARTLLQVLDNLPAARPAQQDARSLFTGSDGASQANLRGLGAQGTLVLLNGRRLSYYGAPAGFQTQFVNIDAIPAAAIERMEVLTDGASAVYGTDAVAGVINVITKRNFQGAEVSFTNDTSSRIDSYGERQASITAGFGDLTENRFNIYGAVNMYRRDAIPLSDFYDKRPDQYYVNNPNYLNNLRLGVGSKPGEFNPGTYFAFDPVTGRRVQEAAPGCRNVLTSEAAGPRCVWETWMNNEIDAGAKSERNTAYLNGTFLVGDSTEIFAEATYTDIDLRANGGTPRTYGTTTGNPTSWFSRNTGNTVNQFLYPFLGPNNEYNHASPEMKAMMGGVVGLNYLLQDAGPNYFGQRNTDKSYRVLAGARGNRGDWNWETAFASAGTHSTTYQTINVNIKGFEKAFGPYSVDPTTGRVIISDHPAYKFGEISEANAALIREAFPTFDIQSWTRLHTLDGKIEGPLFQLPAGEMRAAFGFNASRETFYTPGNADAANGLITQQGGSWFDGKRNTYALFAETVAPITDKLELDAAVRVDKYPNFSANVAPKIGFKYQAFDQLMLRGTYSTGFRAPSLAESGNGGVFAQLGGYRDELRCNETNAIANLLLKSQRPGDVDLGKTLLNVDCSRTVARMTQPNKDLKPEKAKIATLGFVYEPATWLSVSADYWFIYRDNEIVAPDYRRMEDIISSSRSPITDSDRANLAQLAAMCADPASGVSCPANLPGYSAGNVASVVGQYKNRGKTLIDGFDIDARSRFSLGDWGNLNIGLAATIANRNRFYMDAENGWYYGDVVGYYNNPRLRATLNADWTYKQVTTSMFVNYVGGTKWATDQVDEVSNNKETCTGGYLALQKSKCDGAPSWWTANMSVTWRPDDAWNLSFTVKNLFNRLPFYDPNSFLGDSSDYATIFGRGYSVTIGYRFK
- a CDS encoding TIM-barrel domain-containing protein, with amino-acid sequence MEICVRRSPLMLALLPALMLASMPAQAEPVGNLRSLSASASRDGVQGWDLQTDKGARIRIELPATDIIRVQAGRNGKLTGAGDKAAPIVLPQPKANVQAQLEEDAQEIRVRTDALVLHVQRQPLRMRLERLDNGQPTALWQELQPLDLDATQSVQVLSSQADEGYFGGGQQNGRYQFKGRELEVSYSGGWEEGDRPSPAPMLLSSRGWGMLRNTWSDGSYDLREADQATLLHREDRFDAYYFVGADLPKLIERYTQLTGRPNMVARWALSYGDADCYNDGDNRKKPGTVPEGWSDGPTGTTPDVIDSVARQYRANDMPGGWILPNDGYGCGYKQLPETVKGLAKYGFRTGLWTENGVDKIAWEVGKAGSRVQKLDVAWTGKGYQFAMDANRQAFNGILDNSDSRPFLWTVMGWAGIQRYAVAWTGDQSSSWDYIRWHVPTLVGSGLSGMAYASGDVDAIFGGSAETFTRDLQWKAFTPVLMGMSGWSSNARKHPWWYDEPYRSINRDYLKLKMRLTPYMYGLVHEAAQTGAPPVRGLMWDNPRDPHAQDETYKYQFLLGRELLVAPVYRSQAASRGWRRDIHLPAGGWIDYWDGRRVQAAADGRQLDRQVDLATLPVFVRAGAILPMYPAMLFDGEKPLDEVTFDLYPQGDSQYTLYEDDGNTRRYQQGESSTQQIRVQAPAQGSGPVQVQIDPVQGQYNGQLAQRRYGLRVLSRQAPRAVQAGGRALPVLADATAFNSASEGWYFDAAERRGTLHVRTATQDIRQPLQLQLDFAVAAAVADDVYPAAPVLGRELPADSLLVVNRPAEEPGHALENAFDDDPATWFRSVRNQAVRTGAHEWVIGFGERKMIDGIDIAPRNDKNWKHGQVRDYEVYLGDSNGEWGEPIARGRLQLKEGVQRIDFPAHAGRLLRFRVLSVQNPEGDGASSTDPMVTAAQGSARAFDALQPRDVGPIALSTFHILEHQEPERPARQRYLSELPVPAALASQVRTDQSFRGDAGMRMNGLQFRRGLGVGANSRIDLRLQGGWHLLRADLGIDDACRAAGGLQFQVWGDNRLLYDSGLVKAPGVVKPELDIRGLSTLSLRTLGAQGSQPAQVCANWANAVLIGQEGDSASIVAP
- a CDS encoding SIS domain-containing protein is translated as MDVTLLSDVSAWQRLGGADTATEIAQQPALWEALAQDLSRARDRLQAFLGDSLNDPNQRVLFTGAGSSGFIAEMVADAINAQWPAEVRVVHTTSLLTHPALYLQRDRPTLLVSFGRSGSSPESVAAVDRVRSDVDDARFLDITCNADGELARRGAGRADTCTLLMPSASCDRAFAMTSSLTCMLLAALTVFDRSPWDARVARLKQIAALAREGQAQWDAPVAALAQRPFNRIIYLGSGPLEALARECALKVLELTAGRVLALANTPLGFRHGPKSTLDGNTLVVVLRSVQPLARRYEQDLLEELRRDGVAGQVLAIGPHSDIGADDEYTLTVPALDDPWLAPVWLGFAQLFALQRSAALGLTPDNPFPDGTVNRVVKGVTIHHG